GCTCCAGGGCGAGGGCGGCCAGTGGTGGTGGCACTACGACGCCCGGCCGGGCCGGCTCGTGGAGGGCTACCCGGTCTACAGCGTGCACCAGCACGCGATGGCGCCGACCGCGCTGTTCGACCTGGCCGACGCCGGCGGCGCCGACTTCTCCGCCGAGATCCGGCGCGGACTGCGGTGGATGACCGAGGTGCCGGAGCTGGCCGTCGGCTCCCCCGGCGGCACGCCGTCCGAGCCGATGATCCTCGACGACCTGGGCGTCACCTGGCGCAAGGTCCACCGGGGCGACCCGCGCAAGGCGGTCCGCGCCGGGCAGGGGCTGGCCTCGCTGGCGCGGCCGGGACGGCGGCTGGCGCTGCTGGACCGGCTGTACCGCCCCGCCTCGGTGGACCGGGAGTGCCGACCGTACGAGTTCGGCTGGATGCTGCACGCCTGGCTCGGAGGTGCGCAATGACCGACCTGTCCTTACCGGGCCAGTCGATACCGGAGCAGTCGATGCCGGAGCAGTCGTTACCGGTCGCGCGCCGGAGCCTCTTCGGGGTCGAACTGGACCCGCTGACCATGGACCAGACCGTGGAGCGCTGCCTGGCGGCGGTGCGCTCGGGCGAGCAGCTGGAGATCGGCGTGGTCAACGCCGCCAAGCTGGTGAACATGCGGCGCGACCCGGGGTTGGCCGAGGCGGTGTCCGGCTGCGACCTGGTGCTGGCCGACGGGCAGGCCGTGGTCTGGGCCGCCCGGGTGCTGCGCACCCCGCTGCCGGAGCGGGTGGCCGGCATCGACCTCTTCCTCCGGCTGCTGGCCGAGGCCGAGCGCGGCGGAATCCCGGTCTACCTGCTGGGCGCCGAGCAGTCGGTGCTGGACCTGATGCTCGAACAGACCGCGCTGAGCTTTCCCGACCTGCTCGTGGCCGGGAGCCGCAACGGCTACTTCGAGGACGCCGAACAGGGCGCGATCGCCGACGCGATCGCGGACAGCGGAGCCCAGTTGCTGTTCCTCGGGATGACCTCGCCCAAGAAGGAGATCTTCACCGCGGGCTACGGCCGGCGCAGCGGCGTCCGGGTCGTCCACGGCGTCGGCGGCTCCTTCGACATCCTGGCCGGCGTCACCCGGCGGGCCCCCGCCTCCTGGCAGCGGCTGGGCCTGGAGTGGCTCTACCGCGCGCTGCAGGAGCCGCGCCGACTCGGGCGCCGCTACCTCACCACCAACGTCCGCTTCCTGCTGATGACCGCCCGCGAGCTGGTGCACCGCACCCCGCCGCCGGTCCGCAGCCAGCCCCGGCAACCCGCTCCACCGTCAACCGGATCCGTGCACAGGAAGAGGCAGTGATGCGCGTCGTCGTCGTGGGACAGGGCTATGTGGGCCTGCCGCTGGCCATCAGGGCCGCCGAGGTCGGACACGAGGTGGTCGGCTACGACGTGGACTCCCGGCGGGTCAAGTCGCTCGCCGCCGGGGAGTCGTACGTCGAGGACGTCTCGGCGGAGCGGATCCGGGCGGCGCTGGCCGACGGCAGCTACCGCCCGACCGACCGGGCCCGGGACTGCGGCGGTTTCGACACCGCCGTGGTGACCGTGCCGACGCCGCTGCGCGAGGGGCTGCCGGACCTCAGCTACATCGAGGAGTCGGCCCGCACCCTGGCCCGCTACCTGCGTCCCGGGGCCACGGTGGTGCTGGAGTCGACCACCTATCCCGGCACCACCCAGGAGCTGTTCGCCCCACTGCTGGAGAACGGCTCCGGGCTCACCGCAGGCCGTGACTTCCACCTCGGCTACAGCCCGGAGCGGATCGACCCGGGCAACGCGGTCTGGGGCTTCCAGCAGACGCCCAAGGTGGTCTCCGGGGTGGACCCGGAGTCGCTCCGCGCCGTCCAGGAGTTCTACGACGGGCTGGTGGACACCACGGTGCCGGTCCGGTCCCCCAAGGAGGCCGAGCTGGCCAAGCTGCTGGAGAACACCTTCCGGCACGTCAACATCGCCCTGGTGAACGAGATCGCGATGTTCGCCCGGCACCTGGGCATCGACGTCTGGGAGGCGATCGACGCGGCCTCCAGCAAGCCCTTCGGCTTCATGCGGTTCACCCCGGGACCGGGCGTCGGCGGCCACTGCCTGCCGATCGACCCCTCCTACCTGTCCTGGCGGGTCCAGCGCGAACTGGGCCAGAACTTCCGCTTCGTGGAGCTGGCCAACGACATCAACAACCACATGCCGGAGTACGTGGCGCGGCGGCTGGCCGACGCCTTCAACGAGCGCCGCCGCTCGGTGAACGGCTCCCGGGTGCTGCTGCTCGGGCTGGCCTACAAGAAGAACACCGGCGACGCCCGGGAGTCGCCGGCGCTGCGGGTGGCCCGGCTGCTGCTCGACATGGGCGCCGAAGTCAGGGCGGTCGACCCGCACGTGGTCGAGCACGCGCCGGTCGACTCCCGGGTGTGCCGGGTCGAGGCGAGCCCGGAGGAGCTGGCGGCGGCGGACGCGGTGGTGCTGCTCACCGACCACGACTCCTTCGACTACGACGAGGTGCTGGCGCACTCCCGCTACGTCCTGGACTGCCGGCGCCGGATCGCCGGCCCCACGGTGGAGGTGCTCTGAGCCGTGGCGACGACGAACACGACCATGACGCGGATCGTCTGCGTGGCCGGGGCCCGGCCCAACTACATGAAGATCAAGCCGGTGATGGACGCGCTGGAGCGGCGGGGCGCGGAGGTGCTGCTGGTCCACACCGGGCAGCACTACGACGAGTCGATGAACGGGGTCTTCTTCCGGGACCTCGGGCTCCGCCCGCCGGACCACTTCCTCGGCGTCGGCTCCGGCAGCCACGCCGAGCAGACCGGCCGGGTGATGACCGCGTTCGAGCCGCTGCTGGCGCGGCTCGCCCCGGACGCGGTGGTGGTCGTCGGCGACATCAACTCCACCCTGGCCTGCGCCCTGGTCACGGCGAAGGCGGGGCCGCTGCTGGCGCATGTCGAGGCCGGGCTGCGCAGTCGCGACTGGGGCATGCCGGAGGAGGTGAACCGGGTCGCCACCGACCGGGTCAGCGACTACCTGCTGGCCTCCTCCCCGGACGCGGCGGACAACCTCCGCGCCGAGGGCTACCGCGCGGACCAGGTCCACCTGGTCGGCAACGTCATGATCGACACCCTGTTCGCCAACCTGGAGCGGGCCCGGCAGTCGGACGTCCTCCGGCGGTACGGACTCACCCGGGGCGGCTACGGACTGGTGACCCTGCACCGGCCGGCCAATGTCGACGACCCCGGGGTGCTGGCCGGGCTGCTGAAGGCGCTCGGGGTGATCGCCGAGCACTGTCCGCTGCTGCTGCCGGTGCACCCCCGGGCGGCCGGGCGGCTGACCGAGCTCGGCGTCCCCGGCGGGCTGCGGCTGGTCCCGCCGGCCGGCTACCTGGACTTCATCGCGCTCCAGGACGCCGCCCGGATCGTCCTCACCGACTCCGGCGGGGTCCAGGAGGAGACCACCGCGCTCGGCGTCCCCTGCGTCACCCTGCGGGACAACACCGAGCGCCCGATCACGGTGGAGCAGGGCACCAACGTCCTGGCCGGCCGCGATCCGGAGCGGATCACCGCGACCGTGGCCCGGGTGCTGGAGCACCCGCCCGCGCCGCGCAGACCGGCGCTGTGGGACGGCAGGGCGAGCGAGCGGATCGCGGACGTGCTGCTGACCGGCGGCGGCGCGGCGACCCGCCCCCGGCCCACCGACCTGATCTGAACCCTCGATCCTGATTCGGCTGACGGCCGCTCCGGCACAACCTATGCTCGATCTTGGCTCATGCGTTCGCTCCTGAGTCAGGGTCAGATGACGGCGACGTCGCGACCGCTGCGGCGCGACACTCACAATGCGGGCCTCGAAGGGGAGCACCATGGATCTCGCGGAGATCTTCCGGGTGATGCGCAGGCGGTGGTACGTACTGCTGCCGGGACTGCTGCTCACCGCCGCACTCGCGGCCGGCGTCCTGGTCGCGGACCCGACGAAGTACCAGTCCCAGGCCACCGTGGAACTGCTCAACTCGCAGAAGGCCACCGTCTCCTTCGACGGGAACCCGTTCCTCAGCACCCAGGTCGCGCTGACCTCGATGGCCGACACCCTCTCCCGCGACCTCAACTCGGACGCCTCGGTCGCCGCGCTCAAGTCCCAGGGTCTGACCGGCACTTCCAATGCCATGATCGCGGACAATGCCGAGGCGCCGCTGCTGTGGCTGACCGTCACCGGCACCAACAGCGCGGAGGTGCTCAAGTCCGACCGGATCATGGCCGGTTACGCGGCGCAGCGGCTGCAGCAGCTGCAGCAGCAGCTGTCGGTGAACCCCGACGCGATGATCCGGATGATGACCATCGTGCCGCCGCAGGCGCCGGCCGCGCAGACCAAGACCAAGATCGAGTACATGGCACTGGCCGGGGTGCTGGGCCTGGCGCTCACCCTGGCCGGCTGCTTCTACGCGGAGGCCCGCACCCGGCCCCGGGTGCTGCCGGAGTCCATGGCCGTCGAGAACTCGGCGGCGGGCGGGGCCGACGGCGACGGCGACCTCGGCGACGAGGGCCCCGATCCCGACGGCCTCGATCCCGACGGCCTCGACGCCGATGGTCTGGACGCCGAGGCGGCCGCCGACGAG
The Streptacidiphilus albus JL83 genome window above contains:
- a CDS encoding WecB/TagA/CpsF family glycosyltransferase encodes the protein MTDLSLPGQSIPEQSMPEQSLPVARRSLFGVELDPLTMDQTVERCLAAVRSGEQLEIGVVNAAKLVNMRRDPGLAEAVSGCDLVLADGQAVVWAARVLRTPLPERVAGIDLFLRLLAEAERGGIPVYLLGAEQSVLDLMLEQTALSFPDLLVAGSRNGYFEDAEQGAIADAIADSGAQLLFLGMTSPKKEIFTAGYGRRSGVRVVHGVGGSFDILAGVTRRAPASWQRLGLEWLYRALQEPRRLGRRYLTTNVRFLLMTARELVHRTPPPVRSQPRQPAPPSTGSVHRKRQ
- a CDS encoding nucleotide sugar dehydrogenase yields the protein MRVVVVGQGYVGLPLAIRAAEVGHEVVGYDVDSRRVKSLAAGESYVEDVSAERIRAALADGSYRPTDRARDCGGFDTAVVTVPTPLREGLPDLSYIEESARTLARYLRPGATVVLESTTYPGTTQELFAPLLENGSGLTAGRDFHLGYSPERIDPGNAVWGFQQTPKVVSGVDPESLRAVQEFYDGLVDTTVPVRSPKEAELAKLLENTFRHVNIALVNEIAMFARHLGIDVWEAIDAASSKPFGFMRFTPGPGVGGHCLPIDPSYLSWRVQRELGQNFRFVELANDINNHMPEYVARRLADAFNERRRSVNGSRVLLLGLAYKKNTGDARESPALRVARLLLDMGAEVRAVDPHVVEHAPVDSRVCRVEASPEELAAADAVVLLTDHDSFDYDEVLAHSRYVLDCRRRIAGPTVEVL
- the wecB gene encoding non-hydrolyzing UDP-N-acetylglucosamine 2-epimerase, translating into MATTNTTMTRIVCVAGARPNYMKIKPVMDALERRGAEVLLVHTGQHYDESMNGVFFRDLGLRPPDHFLGVGSGSHAEQTGRVMTAFEPLLARLAPDAVVVVGDINSTLACALVTAKAGPLLAHVEAGLRSRDWGMPEEVNRVATDRVSDYLLASSPDAADNLRAEGYRADQVHLVGNVMIDTLFANLERARQSDVLRRYGLTRGGYGLVTLHRPANVDDPGVLAGLLKALGVIAEHCPLLLPVHPRAAGRLTELGVPGGLRLVPPAGYLDFIALQDAARIVLTDSGGVQEETTALGVPCVTLRDNTERPITVEQGTNVLAGRDPERITATVARVLEHPPAPRRPALWDGRASERIADVLLTGGGAATRPRPTDLI
- a CDS encoding Wzz/FepE/Etk N-terminal domain-containing protein, with amino-acid sequence MDLAEIFRVMRRRWYVLLPGLLLTAALAAGVLVADPTKYQSQATVELLNSQKATVSFDGNPFLSTQVALTSMADTLSRDLNSDASVAALKSQGLTGTSNAMIADNAEAPLLWLTVTGTNSAEVLKSDRIMAGYAAQRLQQLQQQLSVNPDAMIRMMTIVPPQAPAAQTKTKIEYMALAGVLGLALTLAGCFYAEARTRPRVLPESMAVENSAAGGADGDGDLGDEGPDPDGLDPDGLDADGLDAEAAADETVQLAVLPATAAGTHRAAGAAAESLWLS